CAAACAATAGAAAGAGAAAGCATAAATCAGATGATCCTGATCCAGAAAACAAGACACCAGAAACTAATAGGAAAGGTACCGGAGTTATGACTAGACAAAGGAAATCAATTGCTTGATTCAAATTTTGCTCCTCAAGGAGAATAATTTTAACCATTTACCCCTTGCAAGAGAGATCTCTTGTGGGGCGAGAAAATCTGGCAAAATCCTGAAGGATTAATCCAAGAAGTGCACCAATGTTTCGTGTATCTTGGTGATGAGCTTGGGTTGTTTCCTGTTTCAGGTGAGTCGGAAGAAATTGCACCCCTCACAGATGCTCTATAGTATACTTCTGTACAACGAGTTCGTCAATTTTAATTACTGAATGTTGTTCTTGCTATCAAACAGCTCCTGTTCTTACCCATCTTCCATTTTTCTGATGCTGTCTAGTCCTGTGCTAGAAATTCACTCGTCACAGTATGACTCCTGAAAGACAATTGAATGTTCGTACACAACCGTGTAATATGCGGCAAAGGTTATGTGTGTGGCGCGTTTAGATATTGGTCGTTGGATCTAAACCAACTGACCAGATGGCAATGAGGGTTAGCTTACGATCGGATTGGAAACCCCCCAAAACTGTTGaattatggtggtggtggtggctgaATTGCAGTGACGATTGTTTCAATGGTGGCGGTGGTGTCTTGAATGGTTATGGCAGTAGAGATTGGAGATGGAAGCGATGTCTTCAATGCCCAATGCTTTGATTGGAGCCTTAATACTTGTGGTTAGGGTGGGCGCGGTTTGGTTTGGTGTGGTTTTGAgtgaaaccgaaaccgaaattTTTTGCAGTTTGGTTCGGTGCGGTTTCGAACGGTTTCAGTttggtttttaagaaaaaaatgtacaatttgcaATTTAACATATCAATAAGCATTTCCCAATAGCAATACGAAAAAGACATTTGTTATGTAAAATGTTGCATGCGGTTGTGATGTTAAAACATGTTTGTGCAACAAAAGGGTGTCCCTTACAATGTTTATCATAAAACAagttgaataaatttgaattcattAAACGTGAGTGAAACTTTCATACTAGAATATGTGATATCATGCTTCAAATGAGTGGACttcgggctggtttggtattgctgtgctttgaaaaaaaactgattctgctgtgctgtgagaataagcggctgtgaaataaagcagcagagtgtttggtaaacttttttgtaaaagtgcttttgaaaaaaaaaaaaaaccgtattatagtgtttggtaaacttttatgtaaaacagatgtgaaaaaaagccgatttttcaaagctgggttttgcagcttcttgtttttggctttttttcacccaaaactgtgaaaaaaagctgaagctgaatgtttaccaaacacaaaaacagctcccagctttttttgataccagcttttttcagaatcacctcagtgcAAACCAGGTCTTCATTAGATCATTGTTCGACTCTTGATAACAAGATTGGTCCACCCttgtacatatatgtgtgtttgTGATGGTATAAAATAACAAAGGTCCTTCAAGTTAATGAACGAAAtaaagtgatgaatgatgatattCTAGTGTGGTTGAGTCCATACTAAGTGTATAGATTCTAACaaacaaccaattaaaacatgaaatcTAATATgaacatttaattaaatatttattaatataaGCAGTGCGGTTCGGTTTTGGTACGGTTTTCAaaggccaaaaccaaaaccaaactgtTTTCTATGTTGCGGTTCGGTTTCAAAACCGAAACCGTTTCAAAATTGCAAAACCAAATCGTTCGGTCTGGTTCGATTTGATTCGTGTTTCAGTTTTGGTTTTCGGTTCTAAGTGCCCACCCTTACTTGTGGTTTAGGGTTTCAGTCTTAAAGATTTTGGTGACCAGAACCAAATCCTTTATTCTGTCCtctctacataatttttttaattccaaTTAAGTAGACACGCCATTAAAAAATGTCAATACTAAGACACATGTTTAACAAAAGCTCCACGCAAACTTGTGTCATAAATACAATCAAGCTTGACGAACGTGGCAAATTTGGATTTCACaggattttaatggatttttttAAGTAACATATttcaaaggattttaataaactctTCAAAACTATATAGATTTTAGCAGGTTTATATGGATTTTtattatagatttttttttatggatttgTATGAATTTCTATAGATTTATAGTTGATTTTTACAACGTAAAtgatataaaattttgacacaCAAAGTAGAAATTCAAATAAAGCAACTACAACAAAAACACTTCGTAAAAAGCTCAAGGTcgtttaaaatcttttaaaatcctaattaactACAAGCtgattctaaattttttttaaatcctttaaaatcttaatttgatTACCCCTCATAAGTATCAAACTATAACAAATACATACAATTCTCGTTATATATGTAAGTCGAGCCTGACACTTCTATAGGagtcaaacaaaagaaaagaaatccaAACTGTCAAAACTCAAGAGCGGGAAACAACGATTTCGAAATGGAAAAGTACCGCCATTCTATTCCTTTGTCTTCCCCAAAAGCTTGATAATCCTGCTGACTGGCaaaaaaggggaagaaaaaCCAGACCCTCTCTgtaattctcaaatttcaatcaTGGACGACAGCGCCATCACCAACAGCAACCGCTCGTCTATTAAGCGATCCTCCTCCACGTCTCCGTCCCTGCAGATTCCTGCTCCCAAGAGGCGAGTCGTCCTGGGCGAACTCACCAACTTGCCGATTCAGGACTCGGATCGGAAGAACCCCAAGAGGAACTGGGTTAAGAGGAAGAGTAACATGATGaagaaagaagaggaggaggtcCATGAGACGGAGATTGTTTCGAGCTCTGTCGACCAAAGCAAGTCTGAGTGCTCGTCTTCTATATATCAGCATCTTCACTCCTTGGAGGTATATCATTTGAAACTTTTGGGTTTCTGATTTATGCTTGTTGGTATTGATCTTCCGGTAaagagttgaatttgatgattaggtttgtgggttttgattTGCATAATGTTCAGAGAGTcgggtttttgttgttgttgttgttatttgaATCTGGAGTGAGTTATGGAATCTAATCCCCATGATCTGGTTTATTTCTTGAAGATATGGTCAggtttaaatttctttttatgtgGGTTTaagcttttctttttgtttcgtAAATTCGACATCTGATCTGTAAATTTTCCTTTTGGTAAGTTCTtcacattgtttggtttccATCATAATGTTAAGAATTTTGATTTGTTGTTGACATTAGATTGGGAAGTCACCTTTTGGACTTCGATTCAGATTCATAAAACCAAGTGGTAGTTTTGTTTGGTTTACGTTTATGATTAATAATAGTTCTATGGTCCATTTAATTTATTGAGAAGCTGTAGTACCCGTTTTTGCACCATCAGGCCGTTGTATgcaaggaaaatcaataggattAATGATAACTATCTTAGTTATCTTATCATGATTTTATCGGGATTTAATCGAATATTAATGGGGTATGTGCTATTAACAGAAGCTTAGCTCAAATAAGACagttcttttttaaattttactatTACTAGGTTGAGGGGGAGGGttcaaaattattacaataatttagtgAAACGGGAGTTTTGAACCCAGGTCGCATGGGTAGAAACGCAGCACCCTATACACTAGGATATTGAACCACATACCAAATAAGACACAGTTAAGGTAGTGTGAATTTTTACTTCTCCAATTTAACAATGAAACCCCCATAATTCCACTTATTTTGTCTCTACCTTCATTTTTGCATTAGCAAACACACTTGTATTCTGTAGATAGATCGGAAATGGTATCTAAGTTAATGGCTGACACCGGTAGTGTGTGGTTCAGATGGAGGCAAACAAGAGGCCGTCACCTAGTTACATGGGTAGGGTGCAAAATGATATTTCACCAAAAATGCGAGGAATTCTGGTGGATTGGTTGGTGGAGGTTGCAGAGGAATACAAGCTTGTTACAGACACCCTTTATCTCACTGTATCGTATCTTGACAGATACCTTTCTTCATATGCTGTCAGCAGGAGCAAGCTACAGCTTCTTGGTGTTTCTTGCATGATTGTTGCCTCGTACGAACTTGCATACCTTATACTAGCTTTGTTCCAACTTTAAAAGTTGTCTGGACATTCTTGAAATGGTAACTTGAATATGGTTTTGTGatgcagaaaatatgaagagatTTGTCCTCCACATGTTGAGGACTTCTGCTATATAACCGATAATACCTACATCGTGGAAGAGGTGACCAATTTGAGTGTCTGCGTTAGTGTATTTCTATTTCTCAGCTTTTTAAACTAAATGTTGAATTTGGAATTACCATTTAGGTGTTGGAAATGGAGAGGGATGTGGTCAAATTTTTGAACTCTGACACCGGACCTCCTACAACAAAGAATTTTCTCAGGCAAGATAATCTTTTGAAATTGTATTTTGGTCATCTTGTTTGTCTTGGTTGTTTCTGCTTCTCTTTTCTTTGGACCGATGCGATTGATGTCTGACAACTGTTACTAATGCAATGGATTTCCAGACTCTTCACCAAAGCTGCCCAGGACAATTACAACGTAGGGCTACCATTTTCTGCTGTTCTGATGCTGATTTatactctcttctttctttgtctcTGATTCTGTTATTTTTCTGCCTTTACAGTCTGCTGGTGTGTTCGAATACTTGAGTTGCTATCTTTCGGAGCTAAGTTTGTTAGACTACAGCTGTGTCGAGTTCCTACCATCAGTTGTTGCTGCATCAGCTATTTTCCTTTCGAGGTTCACGATCCAACCTGATGTGCATCCTTGGGTAAGAAATAATGCAGCGGATATCGTATAGTAACTAACCTGAGATTTGACATTCCAAAGCCAGTAGTCAGTAGAGGTAGTTTTGTCAGTTAAGAGAGTATTTGATACAGTTTAAGAAGGTAGTGATAACTTCGAAAGTTATATAAAAATTAGGTGTAAATTGTACAAAATTCATAAGAAGAGTGAGTGAGGGAAGAGAATTACATGCAGAACACAGGCATAGCACTTGGGGAACTAGTTATCACTGTAAAGTTGGAAATTAGAATCTTGTCACTCGAGCAAGATTGATGGCTGATTTTTAGaaatattgaaatgattttagACCACGAATTTACTTGTATATTCTGCAGAGCTTGGCGTTGCAGTCCTATTCCGGTTATGGACCATCCGACTTGAGAATGTGTGTACTTGCCATTCATGACTTGCAGTTGAACAGAAAACCAAGCTCTTTGCGAGCAATAAGAGAAAAATACACGAGGCCAAAGGTAATGTAGTTTTACCTTCTCATAGTTTCGGTATCTTGCGAATTTGGTGATTTATGGATTTCTGGAACCGTATAAGCTCGAAATTTATAGGACTTGTGCTTTCTGCTTTCCAGAAATGTTTATCTGATCATGATGAGTCCACTGTTTTTCGACAGAATAAAAGCGTGGCCAAACTGTCTTCGCCCTCGGAAATTCCTGGAGCTTACTTTGAGGCCATCTACCCATGAACCGTTCAAGTTTTCCACACAAACACATTTCCTAGGAGCAAGCTGAAGGAACATATTACCTCAGGTTTGGAGCAACTCTGGAGATTATgctgaatataatttttttattttttctttagaaAAACACAATGTTTGTTCTCTGGACCCAAATATCTGTAAATTTACATGGACGTGGAATAAGGGATTGCATTTTTGTTGAAGCACAAACATTAACTAGTCAAACTACAAACACGTTAGTTGAGAAAAGTTATTTTAGAAGAAAGCACGAAATCGATGTTTTGAAAACTTCACATGAGATTaagatttcatatttttcattcttttaatGATTTTAACATCAGTAATTATTTATGcctaatttttctttctaaaatacCTGAGTTATTTAAGCTATTACCTTTGTTATTTACGCCTTTGTAATGTACTTGTGGATATTTATGGGTTCTGACAACCCTGCTTGCGATTCCCCAAGTATCTACTTGGTTTACTAATGTACGCAAagtattttggttttttattgtaCGCGGTGTATTTTTGAAACCATACTACCCAATAACGGAGGAAACCCTACGACCCAATTTCATAGGagccttttctttcttctcaaatacCTGCTTGTGATTCCTCAGGAAACCATACTAGCCATAAGGGGTggtaaaaaatattgaaaattctAAACCGAActgaaaaaatcccaaaaaagaaccaaaaaaaaaaatttcgataCCCAATTCCAAATTGATTCCGAAATTTTGGTATGAGAATCGGTCTCGCATTTTCATTCGTTCGgtaatcccgaaccgaaccgaaataaagtgtatatatatatatattatatataattttaagggtaaattacacagaactaccttaactattgatccttaacagtttcatacctcgtttttaaaaagtttcaatgtcatactttatcttcaaatttgttacaatatcATACCTTCtgtcagttgtctgtcaattcttctgttaaatgctgacatggcttgAGGCggggcccactttctattaaaaaattaataaaaaattattaaaaactaaaaaaaatcatctaatattttttaaatattaaaataataattaattatttaaaaaaaaaaaaaaaaaaaaaccctcaattCGTGTACCCTCGTTCCCCttcctctcttctcccccatcttcatcttcttccccaacCCCCCTacttgcaacccagaaaaagaagaaaaaaagaaaaaaaaaaaaaacccagttcgtcTTCCCCTCACACCCACACCCACCCCTCTTCCCTCCTCTACACACCCCACTTCTTAAATCCACACTCATTCCTCCCATTTTCTCAGCACCCAGGTTCTCCACCTGCGAAATCAGCCTGGCAAATGGGGATTCCCGATTCCACCTCAAGAACACGGTGATGGCGGCGTAGACGAGatctggggtttttttttttttttttttttttttgggttgcaggtaaGGGGTCAGGGGAAAACAAACTGACGGGTGAGGGGAAGACGAATTgacggtttttattttttgggttgcagggagAGATGAAGATGGAGGAGaatgaggaggagaaggagacgAACTGAacggtttttttgtttttttttgggttgcagggtgGGGGGtcaggggaagaagatgaagataggggagaagagaggaggaggaggagctggGGGATGAactgaaggttttttttttttaattttaaataattaattattattttaatatttaaaaaatattaaatgatttttttatttataattttttaatagaaagtgggcctCACCTCAAgtcacatcagcatttaacagagtaATTGATAGACAACTGatggaaggtatgacattgcaacaaattcgaagataaggtatgacattgaaattttttgaagacgaggtatgaaactgttaatgacccaatagttgaggtagttctgtgtaatttaccctaattttaaatatatatttggaattgtaacagccgttggatttggttgagatttaatctcaatcGTTGGATTCAATTAAAACCCTCACtcaatcactctctctctcgacCTCACCTCATCCTCGCCGATATCTCTcgatctctctcttcctccttaTTTTCCGTCTTCAAATCCGGCCACATCACACAAGTGACTCACCTCTTTCTCTCGACTAACCTccttgatctctctctctctctctctcaacttcTCATCCCTTACTAAAAACACACGTTGCAGGAATGACAGCAGCTCAGGTGATAGCATCGTCGATCCTCACCAAGAGTTTAGCTCGTTTGAATGACTCAGACCTTCAAGCCTTAAGTTCACTCAGTCTTAGACTCTCTCCGTCTCTCCTTCTCGAATTTGAGGCTCAGCACCCACCTACCCTCTCACAATCTGACTCCGAGGAAATCTCCCCACTCCGACCACCACCACACCTCACGGTTTCATCCCCCACCACCAATTCTCTCCAGTCTCTGTGTGTGGGGTTTCGAATTGGGGCTTAGGGTTTCGAATTAGGGGCTCAGGTCAGGAGGAGGACGTGGGTCCGTCTGACTATCTCTTCACTCTGTCTCTCTTTCTCGACCATCGATTCACTGTCACtctctttgatttcaatttagGTTTTTAATGTAGGTTCAGATGATTTCAATTTCAATCTAGATGATTTGGATTTTGATGCAGGTTTGGTTTCGAAAAATCCCGAAATACATAAAATATTTTGAGAATCCTGAAGTTTCGATTCAAAATTGGTCATTGGATTCTTGTCTCGAAAATTTTCGATTCTGATTTGGTATGccattttcggttcggtatcccATACCAAACCAGCCCCAACCCTACTAGCTAATATTTACTTAAGCCTAATGTTTATTTACAATTCCCAGAAAACATAGTACCCAATGCCACTACTGCTACTAATcaacaattttaaataattttcagCATTGCATTTACACAAAATACTAGTGAcagaattattatttaaatgcaTCTCTCTTTGGAGCTTCTGTAAAAGTTAATAtgcattatttttttctttgccaTCAAGTTTAACTTCTAACCATGCACCGATTCTTCGGTCCTTTTAGTAATTGACAGCCAGAGGCATATATCCATTATGCACTCACTGCTTTCGATGCTGAATTACTGCAGTATAACTCATCTTATTGGTGCCTCTCAAGTGTCTATTTTCTTCTCTCCACATCAGCCATGGGATGTTAGGGTTTTACTGATCCTAAgtcaatttaatttatataaaaatttaaaatgagtaTTATAAGATGTGAAAAGTGTGGGGCGTATAGAAAATGTGGAGTGTATGTAGAAAAAAATGTAAGTGTACGTTGAGAATGTGCGGTATGAGGGTATTATGGGAAGTATGTGAGGTGTATTAAGcagctgtgctttgaaaaaaaactgcttttgctgtgctgtgagaataagcagctgtgaaaaaagcagtattatagtgtttgttaaacttttatataaaacaaatgtgaaaaaaaaccgatttttcaaagttgggttttgcagcttcttgtttttggttttttttcacccaaaactgtgaaaaaaaaactgaagttaaatgtttaccaaacacaaaaacagctcccaactttttttgataccaactTGTTTCAGAATCACTTCAATATCAAACCAGACCTTAACCGTGTACTTACCAGTCTTGCTAGTTTCCCAGGCTAACCGATCCTTACTGCTCGCATCACCCAGTGGGGTGGCCCGAATAGCTGCCTGAGCCACCTCGGAGATAAAAGGTTGCAAAAATTCAATGTCCCACTCATGGGACTTGGCCCGAATAAGAGAACTGACCCACAAATTAGGCGTAACCACAACCTCACCAATCGGCACCGGACGCCCCACAGGTAAAGATGGAAGCCAACGATCCACCCACACAAGCACATCTGTGCCGCCCATGATTTGCCAATGAGAGCCACTCTGAAGTACCTCCCGACCAATGAGTAGACTGGTCCATGCCCAAGAGGCCCGTCCCCCTTTTTCATGTATTAAACTATATGTCACAACATCTTATTTAATCTCAAACATTTTAGACCCCACCTCAAGTCGTCGTCGACACTCGACAGTAAGCATCACAAAGACACGAGGGAGAACAAGCAAAGCGAgcgagaaaaaagaaaagcaggAAACCGGGAACAACTCAAATCCCTGAGCTGAAAAATGGAAGTGGAGGTCGACGATAAGGAGCTGAAAGCCGCCGGAGCCGAGCCGTTGACCGACGGGCGATACGGCCTCCGTATCCATGGCTGGGACATCGAGTCCCGCAAGCGATTAATTCTCAGCTCCTCCAATACCGAACCGGTACGCTCTTGAATTCGAATTGGGAGTTCAATAGAAGCccttcaattttgaatttttgcaaggtcTGTGTGGTGTTAGGGATTTTTGGTGATGTGGGTTGTTGCAGGTGGGAGCAAAAGCTTCATACTTGTCACATGCCGGAGATGGTGTTTGGGGACAGTGGATTGTTCCTGAAGCATGTGAAGAGCGGCGCCACGATTCACTTCAATTCGTTTGATGCTCTGGTGGGATGGAAGAAGGAAGCTTAGCCGCCGGTTGAAGTCCCAGCTGCTGCTCAATGGAAATTCCGAACGTAAGCTCATTGTTCACCATCGGCTAATTTTATGT
This genomic stretch from Pyrus communis chromosome 2, drPyrComm1.1, whole genome shotgun sequence harbors:
- the LOC137726321 gene encoding TIP41-like protein — its product is MEVEVDDKELKAAGAEPLTDGRYGLRIHGWDIESRKRLILSSSNTEPVGAKASYLSHAGDGVWGQWIVPEACEERRHDSLQFV
- the LOC137727080 gene encoding cyclin-A3-1-like → MDDSAITNSNRSSIKRSSSTSPSLQIPAPKRRVVLGELTNLPIQDSDRKNPKRNWVKRKSNMMKKEEEEVHETEIVSSSVDQSKSECSSSIYQHLHSLEMEANKRPSPSYMGRVQNDISPKMRGILVDWLVEVAEEYKLVTDTLYLTVSYLDRYLSSYAVSRSKLQLLGVSCMIVASKYEEICPPHVEDFCYITDNTYIVEEVLEMERDVVKFLNSDTGPPTTKNFLRLFTKAAQDNYNSAGVFEYLSCYLSELSLLDYSCVEFLPSVVAASAIFLSRFTIQPDVHPWSLALQSYSGYGPSDLRMCVLAIHDLQLNRKPSSLRAIREKYTRPKNKSVAKLSSPSEIPGAYFEAIYP